The Juglans regia cultivar Chandler chromosome 1, Walnut 2.0, whole genome shotgun sequence nucleotide sequence ggaattatattataagatccGCTCAGCAAAACACCAGCAACCATCTCCGGTTGTTATCCAAATTGGAGAACCTCTCTTCTTCAACTTCTGGAATGGTTCCAAGCAAAGTAAGAaaggagaaaatgaaggagGAGTCTTTGAGGAAAGTCATGTACTTGAGTTGTTGGGCTCCCAATTGAGGCTCCTATATATCATGTAGACTCAACtttgaaattgatttgattaaaaaatgttgtagaTAGTGAGTAGTGTAGCGGGCAATTGctctattaatatataaacaaagtTTTGAAGTTTACTGTCTTCTTATTTgatggttttctttcttttcccatgGACTATATCACAATGGCCATTGCATATGCTTGTATATGTCCATGACATAGTCAACATGGCTTAACTCAGTTATAAAACTTGTTTTCTCTGTGCGCTTTGCGGGGAAATCTCTACAAGGGAGTCAATGTGTAGCAAAAATAATGGATCTTAATTACAAATATCCGAAAGGACAGAATTAAGCTAAATCAAGTATTGGTTACTGtgccgagaaaaaaaaacaagtattaGTTAATGTATatcattcaaaatgaaaaaaaaaaaaaaacggctgATTTCGAGATGAGGACCAACAAGGCGTAAAGAGTTTTGTAAATGAGTTTTGACAAGTAAGTTTACGTATCGATctgtttattaatattattgtcttcatattctaaatttaaattagtattacttttaataaattttatcttttgacCCATCATATTGAATAAGTACGCGTATTAGTACGTAAAAtcgtttataattaaattttttctttttaaatttatattatatgtgcGATCCCAAAGTTATGGCTAAAATATGagttcaactttttttttgaaaattgaaaaagtagtgagtctaattaataattaatttgagatgaatCGAATTATGTCCATATTCAAAATACAACCTAGTTTTTCTCGTGTGaatctaacttttttttcaaaaaatttatcaaaaaatttgaaacttgcacaaatattttattgagaaataaTTCTAATCataaaatgactatataaaaataatcttacaaactaatgtaacttgatgtgattcgtcagattgtaaaattattatcCGGGCTAGGGGAAGTAGGTCTGGCCCGTAGGGCCCGAAGAGTCCTAGGAAGGTAAGCAATTGGGCAATGCATGCTAACTAGAGGATGGAAAACAAGACTTTCTGACATCACTACTGGCCTACATTTAGGGACACCCCTGTCCCTGAACCCTGGTGTCTGGACAGGTTAGAGGAATGGGAATACCTGATCGGAACTACGCCACATTTAATGAAACAGAAATAGACACGCCATGATAGGGAGCCACATTGCATTTAATGCATCTCGGGCTCGACACGCCACCACGTGCCTCTTAGGGTGGCAGTGACAGTCGCAATCAGGTATGACGAGTCTGTTGCGTATTAGGGAGTTGGCAGGGACACCTGACCCCAGTACGAAGCGGCACaaccaccacctccatctcGAGGATCGCCTCGACTAGGTATAAATCTTCCAAGAGAGGAGTTCAGACTCTTTCACACTTCAGCTCATTATTTTCTCTGATtgaatacttttttcttttacttgtttTGCTACTCTATCCCAACAACTGAATTAGGCATTGGAGGCATCACGGTGCCTCGAGCCCCCATTCTTTATCTCAACATGATCCAGACCGAGCTCAATAGCGTGGAGTTGCCCAAACTGTGAAACAAGACATcaataattacttttattgtaaataatcggttaaaatcacgttaatttataaaaatattttgtacgtTGGCAACAGtagtattatattttagtacATAGAAGGTGGAGTTCAATCCTATTCGAAGTTTCACTCTCAATCCAGAGCTAACATATAAAAGGAGACTGATGTTGAGAGGGAGACGCATAAATCGATCGTAATtatacacaacattttttacaatatatttcataacaaaTCGTTAAATTAGAGAtagttttgtaaaatattttataaaaataatattattttataaaaatatccttattttataatattattataaaatatatcgtGCATACATAATACTCGGAGGTGGCAATCCGCGAAAACGATTTAAATTGGAAAACAGCGTGCGCATTTGTAACTCATGCCGACAGCATTATTTTAACTTGAGTGACAGAAAAAAGGCATCGAAAAAACCATTTGCTCCCCAGACCCCCAAAACCACCAGCAAATGGTTTAGTTTGATGGTTTCTCCAAAACTTCAGCTCCTTCCCAATGATTCGACTTTCATCACTCCCTCCCCATATAAAAAGAGGCCCCTAGCTCGATTATCCACATCAAGCACAAATCCTTCTCGgatcagtttttttttcctgctacACAGAGTTtgcatttcctttttctctaaTTTCGAGATCAAAGAACAGTCTTGTGAAGAGTAAGTAGAATATGAGTTCAACAAGCAGAGCTATTGTAGCAGCCAGCGTAGGAGTTGTGGAGGCCATGAAAGACCAGATGGGTATCTGCAGGTGGAATTATATTATAGGATCCGCTCAGCAAAACACGAAGACTCATCTCCGCTCGTTATCTCAGACTAAGAACCTCTCCTCTTCAACTTCCGCTGTGGTTTCAAGCAAAGCAAGAGATCAGAAAATGAAGAAGTCGGAAGAGTCTTTGAGGACAGTCATGTACTTAAGCTGTTGGGGTCCCAATTGAGTGGTCTGATCCGGTGATCTGAAGAAAGTCACGAGGCAGTGAGTTCGCCGAGAAAGCCGTTGCGTGAAGAAGTCCTAAAAGAATACATACGGTACATGTACTTTGTACATGGCAATGGCATGGGGGTGGGAAATGTCACGCCGTGCTGGTCATGAGGGGAGATGTTAGACTGGGTATAAAAGTGCATAGTTGATGCAGAAATATCTGAAATTGTAAACTGTAACGGGCAAATGCTCTGTTAATTACATTATACACAGATATTATATGTTGTCTTTCATGCATATGATTATTGTTGGAAAGTGATAAGTCGATCGAGTTTCTAAAAAGCTTACCTGATTCAATTCATTGATTGGTAACAAGTCTAAACATAACCACGTTTATTGATTTTTCcgcccattaaaaaaaaaaacttaatcgATTTTTTTCAACCGGATCTAAGTTCACTCAagtttgtttgaaagttttgaacGGGTAGAGGTCCATTATCTTATACTCATGATACTAAGATAGACCCATTATCTTAGAAGTCCTGCAAGACCGGCGGGGTGACGAGCGACGCTCTCGATGACCTGATATGGTCGCGTGCGGTAATGGAGAAGTGAAAGTCCAGTATGGCGAAAGGCGGGAGGACACCCTTGAGTAAGTCCGTGCTGAAGAAGCCCAA carries:
- the LOC109003945 gene encoding uncharacterized protein LOC109003945, yielding MSSTSRAIVAASVGVVEAMKDQMGICRWNYIIGSAQQNTKTHLRSLSQTKNLSSSTSAVVSSKARDQKMKKSEESLRTVMYLSCWGPN